ACAGACTTTATTAGGCGCGGGCAGATTGCGGCACCCACCAGCCGTGGATCTGGCTGAAAATCCGGAACGGCAATCGCACGGTCGCCAGCGGGCCTTCCGCCAGGCGCTGCGCATCGAGGATCAGCAGGTCGGTGCGTGCCTCGAATGGCCGATGCGCGGTGCCGATCAGATAACCTTCACCTTCGGCGGCACGGGCGCTGCGCGGTACGAAGCAGGGCTCCTGCAAACCCGAATCGGCTCCGACGAAATACTGTTGCGCCTTTCGTGCGGCGTGATCGAAGCGAACCCAGGTGTTGAGCGGCCGCACCGGAGCAGCCGCCAGCCGCGGATCGAGCGGTTGCGTGGCATCGAGGCAGGGCATGAAGCCTACGGAATATGGAATCGTCTGGTACCGATCGTCCTGCCGCGACAACACGCCGGTGTGCGGATAGAGCACTTCCATCTCGTAGCCGGGGCGGGCGGCGTCAGCCAGGTCGACGGATAACCGCGTGATGCGCCCCTGCGCGGCGACGGCATCGAACGGGCTGCCATCCTTGTTAGGGAAGAACGGGAACTGGTTTCTGGCGCCCATATCCATGTCGACAAACACGCGCTCGCCATCCGAGAAACACCCCATCGTGTGTGTCGCGCAACGCTCGGGCCCCCTGAACCAGCGCAGGTCGGATCCGTCGCCGTCGCGCCGCATGACGCCCAGCCAGGTCGGCTGCGTCGAGTCCCAGGCAAAGTGCACGCGGCCGGCCTTCATGCCC
This sequence is a window from Pseudomonadota bacterium. Protein-coding genes within it:
- a CDS encoding carotenoid oxygenase family protein, encoding MAPRFLDPMFRGPFAPLRAEIDIADCEVEGTIPAGLAGSFYRVGPDFQYPPRLPNIPFDGEGHVGMFRFSEGRVDYKSRYIRTQRFKAQEAARESLFGTYRNPHSDDPRVAGVSRGTANTAVVFHHGKLLALKEDSPPVAMDPDTLATTDDYYTFGGALSSLTFSAHPKIDPETGELIAFGYEARGEASDDVAIVAVDKHGTLLRERWIKVPYVGMVHDFAVTQKHIALLVIPMVTDVPGMKAGRVHFAWDSTQPTWLGVMRRDGDGSDLRWFRGPERCATHTMGCFSDGERVFVDMDMGARNQFPFFPNKDGSPFDAVAAQGRITRLSVDLADAARPGYEMEVLYPHTGVLSRQDDRYQTIPYSVGFMPCLDATQPLDPRLAAAPVRPLNTWVRFDHAARKAQQYFVGADSGLQEPCFVPRSARAAEGEGYLIGTAHRPFEARTDLLILDAQRLAEGPLATVRLPFRIFSQIHGWWVPQSARA